The window AGCATGTGTTCACCGAACTGCCCCTGGAGGGACTGGACTCGGGGACGTTCGAGACGGTGATGGCGACGGGGTACAGCGTCAGCCTGTTCACCGACTGGCGGGCGCCGGGCTTTAGGCAGGTGTGGCTGAAGCGGCGCACCGACCAGGCCCTGCCGGCCTTCCCCTGGGCGCCTCCCGCCACCGAGAAGATGCACCCGGTGCCGGGCATGCCCGCGGTCAACTGCACCGAGCAGTTCGGTGTACCGGGGCCCTGGCACGAGCGACTGCCGCACTTCCGGGCGGAGTTCGTCCCGAGCAGCGGGGCTGAGTTGCAGTCGGAGTATATGCTGCCGCGCGGGCACGCCGTGGAGATGCTGCGCGCGCTCGACGCGATCCGGGAGACGATCGCCCCGGTGCTGCAGACCTGCGAGGTCCGCACGGTCGCCGGTGACGACCAGTGGCTGAGCCCGTCCCACGGCCGGGACACCGTAGCGGCGCACTTCACCTGGGTCGAGGACGCGCGGGCGGTGCTGCCGGTGGTGCGGCGGGTCGAAGAGGCGCTGGAGCCCTTCGGGGCGCGGCCGCACTGGGGCAAGGTGTTCACCGTGCCCGGGTCCGTCCTGGGCGGGCTGTATCCGCGGCTGGACGACTTCCGCGCGCTGACGCGGGAGCTGGACCCGGAGGGGAAGTTCGCCAACGCCTTCGTGCGGGAGGTGCTGGCGACGGCGTAGGCCGCCCGCCTTCTGACACGCCGCCTTCTGACACACCGCCTCCTGACACGCCCCCCCCTCGGCGCGCCTCGCCCGCGCGCTGAGGCATCATGAACGAGCCACGGCCGGTCTTTGCCGGTCCCACCAGGAGCGCACTTTATAAAGCCCCTTTCCAAACCCCTTGTCGAAAGTCCCGCCAGCCCATAGCCTTGCGCCGCGCCGG of the Streptomyces koelreuteriae genome contains:
- a CDS encoding D-arabinono-1,4-lactone oxidase, coding for MNGTVTNWAGNITYAAKELHRPGSLTALRGLVAGSDRVRVLGSGHSFNGIAEPGPEGVLLSLADLPPEVDVDTVARTVRVGGGVRYAELARRLHGQGLALHNMASLPHISVAGSVATGTHGSGVLNGPLSTVVREVELVTADGSTVTTGRDEERFGGAVTSLGALGVVTALTLDLEPAFEVEQHVFTELPLEGLDSGTFETVMATGYSVSLFTDWRAPGFRQVWLKRRTDQALPAFPWAPPATEKMHPVPGMPAVNCTEQFGVPGPWHERLPHFRAEFVPSSGAELQSEYMLPRGHAVEMLRALDAIRETIAPVLQTCEVRTVAGDDQWLSPSHGRDTVAAHFTWVEDARAVLPVVRRVEEALEPFGARPHWGKVFTVPGSVLGGLYPRLDDFRALTRELDPEGKFANAFVREVLATA